GTCGCGCTCTTTCATCACCTCGCGGAAGTTGGTGTAGCCCTCGCGGTGGTACTTCAGCGCGAGCGGGCGATAGGACCGGACTTCGTACACGTCGCTCTCCTTGCCGACGCCCAGGGGCGCGCCGACGCCGTCGAAGGTCTCCCGCTCGGCGAAGGTGTGCAACGCGAGCGCGTCGTACCCCTCGAAGGTGAGCTTGAACCCCTCGTACTGGATGGTCTTGCGCTCGACCAGCCCGCGGTCCTCACAGCGGTCCAGCCGGTAGTCCACGTCCTCGGCCGACAGGCGGGTGTACTCGGGGAGCGTCTCGCGGTCGACGTACTCCGAGAAGCGCATCCCCTGTTCGACCCCCGAGAGCAGATAGAAGTCCTCGGCTTCGAGGTCGGCTATCACGGACGCCACGTTCTGGACCATTACTCGCCCGTACTCCGTCGATAGGGAAAAGCCCGACGCGTCGGCCGCGACCGGGCGATAAATCACATAACGCGATATCGAATCGTTCCCGGGCCGCCCGGATGACCGCTCTGGACGGTCGACCGCACGGGACACCGATCGCCCGTTCGCGATCGCCGGAGCCCGGACTCGATGAGCGGAATCGTCGTTTCCCAGGCCCGAACGGCCGAACGAGCTGGCCGAAAATATTGTGAAGAAATTTTTCCACCAGAAATTATTTCAAGGGGTGGCGCACAGTAGGGCACGGATCATGGTAGTTAATCACGAGGGTAACGAGGCGGACGGCGAGTCGACGGACGGGGTCTCGCGTCGTCGGTACGCGCAGGTGATCGCGGGGCTGGGCGCGGCGGGGCTGGCCGGCTGTCCGAGCGAGGGCGGGTCGACGGCGACACCGCTCGGGTCGAGCGACGACACGGTGGAACCGATCGAGCCCGAGAACACGGCGTCCGACGGGTCGGAGAACACGGCGGCACCGACGGCGACCGACCGCGAGCCGGTCGTCGACACGATCGCCTTCGCCCACGCGAACTCGCCGGACGTGTTCGACTGGAACCCGTGGACGCCCCAGGACAACACCGCCGGCGACCTGTGGATGTCGGACCTCCACGGGCTCCGAAACGTCCACACGACGAACCTGTCCTACAGCGGGACGACGATCCCCACGCCGCACAAGCCCGACCACGAGGAGATCGAGGTCATGACGTGGATCGCGAGTACCGATGTCGAGCCCCCCTACGACTGGTACGACCACCACGACGACCGCTCGGCCTATTGGAACGGTGACGCCCACGACGCGGTCGCCCGCGAGAAACACAACCACGTCGAGTTCTTCCAGGCCGGGAACAAGTTCACCGAGGGCGCGACGTTCAACCAGCAGGCGGAGGACCAGTGGACGCTCCACCAGTGGACCGACAAGGGGTCGGTCCCGGCCCAGGAGCCGGACCCGACGGCGAGCAACATTCTGGAGACGTACGCGGGGCCGGTCGACGGCGACCCGCCGCTGCACCCGTCGTTCACGGAGCCGTACCTGGAGCAGTACCGCGACGCGGGGTCGCGCGACCGGGCGACGGCGGTGACCGACGAGGTCAAGAGCGACCGCGTCTCGCTCGACCGCATCGCGCTGGCGGGCGGGACCGACGAGTATCTCGCAGGCACGGGGCCCTACCGGCTGGAGTCGATGGACGACGTGGGCTCCGAGCGGATGATCCTCCGGCTCGACCCGGAGCACCCCAACGCCGGGCACACCAACGTCGAGAACCTCGCGATCTACTGGGCGGAGGGCGACCGCGCCCAGACGCTGAAGACCGAGGGCGTACTGGACGTGAACGTCGGGGACGTCTCGCCCGGCGCGTCGCTGAACCGCGAGGTGCTGCCCGACTACATGCAGGAGTTCACGCGGTGGCTGCGCGCCACGGGCGGGGACATGTGGAAGTTCAACTGGAACAACCCGCACCTCCAGAACCTGTGGGTCCGCCGGGCCTTAGTCGAGGCCGTCGACTGGAACGCCGTCTCCGCCAACGGCTGGGGTCAGGGCGGCGCCCAGCCGCTCGCCCACGACACGTTCCTGCTGGACGCCCAGTCGGAGGCGGTCTTCTCCGAGGAGTTCCTCGACGGCCTGCACGCCTACTCGCGGGGGTCGAACACGGAGGCGGCCACCGAGTACATGAACCGCGCGGGGTACACGAGGCAGGGCGGCCAGTGGGTCGACCCGACGGGTAACGCCGCCGAGATCGACCTGTTCGCCACGTCGACGATCCCCGAACACGTCCAGGCGGCCCAGACGATCCGGGCGAACCTGGCCAACTGGGGCTTCGGCGTGAACCTCTCGACGCAGGGGTGGTCGACGTGGTCGAACAACTTAGACCCCAACGGCGGGCTGAACTACGAGACCTCGCTGTACTGGCACGGCGACCCGTACGTCTTCCAGTACTACCACGACGTGGGCGCCTGGTGGGACGAGACGCTCGTCGCCGGCAGTCCCACCTCGTCGGACCCGATCGAGGCCAAGCCCGAGGACACCGTCGACACCCAGGGCAAACCGATCGTCCAGCAGGTGCCCGACGAACCCGGTGCCTTCGAGGCGCCCGACGAGGCCGGCAAGGCCCCCGATCTGGACGACGCCACCGAGGTCAACCTCGTCGAGACCGTCAACGCGATCCGCCAGCCGGGCAACAGCGAGGCCGAGCGCCAGCAGCTCTACCGCACCTGCGCGAAGTACTACAACTTCTACGTCCCGCACTTCCCGTTCCACCAGTACATGCAGGGGTCGTTCGGCAACGTCCGCGACTTCGACTGGCCCGGTTCTTCGGCGCGGGCGTTCGACTACGAGCACTCGTTCGGTATCGAGAACGTGCTCGTGCTCGGCGGGATCGCACAGGCCAGCTACGACACCGAGTTCGAACCGCCGGAGGAGGGATGACCATGTAACGGCGCCCTCGTCGCCGGGCCCGGCGTCCGGCCGGGCGACCGGTACGACACTCCTTGTCACGAGGTTTCCGGCGACCGCGCCGCGCCGTCGCTCCCACCCTCGCGGTCGCCGGGGCGGCTCCCGCCGAACAACACACGGATTACTCGCGAGCGAGATATCGACACAAATGGACTCCGACGACGCGGCGCTGCGCGAACAGTTGCGGGTGTTCGGGCTCTCGGACAACGAGATCAACACGTACTTCGCGCTGCTGGAACTGGGCGAGGCGACGACCAGCGCCGTCGCCGACGAGGCGGGCGTCACCCAGCGGTCGGTGTACAACATCGTCGAGCGCCTCGAAGCGCGGGGGCTCGTGCGGGTCAACGACCACGCCTCGCCGACGACGATCCGCGCGCTCCCGCCGCGGGAGGCGATGGCCGACATCTCCGAGCGCATCGACGCGATGACGCCCGAACTCGAGGAGCGCTTCACCGAGACCCGGCCCCGCACCTCGGAGATCGAGATGGCGAAATCCCGGCGGAAGGCGCTCAAGAACCTGCGCGAGGACATCGAGAGCGCCGAGTCGGAGGTGCTGGTCTCGGTGCCGGCGGACGTGGTCCCCGAGATCGGCGAGGCGTTGCGCGCGGCCCGCGAGCGCGGGGCGCTCGTCCTCCTGTTGGTCGGCGAGGTCGCGGACGTCGGCGGGGCGGCCGACCGCTACGCGGACCTGGCGACGGCCGTCCGCTGCTGGGGCGGCGAGATGGCGTTCGCCTACGCCGCCGACGACGAGCGGGCGATGATCGGCAGCCCCGAGGTGTTCGACGGCGCCTACTTCGAGGAGGGGGTCGTCTGGGTGTCCGAGTGGGGACTGACCGGCGCCGTCATCGCCACGTTCCTCGGCGCCTACTGGCCGTTCCCGCGGGAGGTCCACGTGGCCGACCCGGTCGAGCTGCCGGCGACGTTCGAGTGGTTCCGCCGCGCGACGTTCGCCGCCGCTCGCCACCGCGAGGCGGGCGCGGAGTTGCGCGCAGCAATCGAGACGGAGTCCGGCGAGCGGATCGAGGGCCGCGTCCGCGAGGTGCGCCAGGCGCTGGTCGACCCGGTCACCAACGAGTTCACCCTGGAGAACAGCCTCGTCGTCGACACCGGCGAGCGGAGCGTCAGCGTCGGCGCGCCGGGCGGCTACCTCGAAGACTACCGCGGCACGTCCGTCCGACTCCGGCCGGTCGAGGACTGAGCGCGCGGGACGACGCGGTTCGCGGTCGCCGAATCACTCGCCGGCGACGGCCTCGACGGCCGCCATCGCGTCTTTCTCGTCGGCGTCCGCGCCGAGCCACTCGTCGGCCCACCCCTCGATGGCGTCGAAGACGGGACAGAGCGATTCGCCCTTCGCGGTCAGCGAGTAGAACGTCGCGACGGGGGCGTCCTCCTCGAGCCGGCGGTCGACCAGGTCCAGCTCCTGCAGGTCGTCGAGCACGCGCGAGAGCGTGCGCGAGCTCGCGCCGGTCGAGCGTTTGAGCTCGTTGAACCGCTGCTCGCCGTCCTGGAGGTCGTACAGCACCACCAGCCGCCACTGCGATCCGATCTGTTCGAGGGAGTCGACTACTGGACAGGCCTCGGGGTTCGCCGCTTCGGAGTTCGCGTCGGTCGCCATGTGCTTCCCCGTACTCCGCCCACCCACTTAGGTAGTTCGTTCACGAACCCGGTATCACCGAGACACCTGGATCCGGATGCCGTCACGGATCGCTCGGGTCGACTCCGCTATCGCCCGGTAACACGGCCGTCCCCCGGTGACACCAATGTCAGATAACGCATATTTGTATGGGGACTGTACGTGCTCTCGATGTCAGAGGCACGCGTTCACGACGACGGCACGGACGACGAACACGCCGCGGTCAGACTCGGGGTGATGGCCTGATGGTCGCCGAGTCGGCGGCGGGCGAGGTGATATTCCTGGTCGCTCGCCTGCTGTTCGGCGGCGTCCTCGCGTTCATGGGGATCAACCACTTCTCGGGCGTCGAGGGGCTGGCCGGGTATGCCGAAATGAAGGGGATCCCCGCGCCGACGTTCTCGGTGATCGCCTCGGGCGTGGTGCTCGTCCTCGGCGGAGTCGGGGTCGCGCTCGGCGCCGCGCCGGTGCTTTCGGCCGGCGCGCTGGCGACGTTCCTGCTGGTCTCGGCGGTGACGATGCACGACTTCTGGGCGGTCCCCGACGACCAGACCCAGGACGAGATGACCGGCTTCCTGAAGAACGTCGCGCTGGCGGGCGGTGCGCTCGGGTTCCTCGCGCTCGGCGGGCAGGCGTGGCCCTACGCGGTCGGCGTCGGGCTCTTCTAAAACGGATCGCCGGCGGTGTCGGTTCGACGGTGTGGTCGGTCGTTTAGGCACTCCTCGACACTTCCTTCACCGATCCACGTCGCCCATGATGGGGTCGAGGCTGCCGATGGTGGCGATGAGGTCGGCGACGAACTCGCCGCGGGCGGCCGCCTCCAGTGCGGAGAGGTTCGAGAAAGAGGGGCCGCGGATCTTGAAGCGAGCGGGCTCGTCCGTGCCGTCCGCGCGGATGTAGATGCCGAGTTCGCCTTTCGCGGACTCGACGGCCCGGTAGATCTCCGTGTCGGGGTCGGGCCGCAGCGTCCGGGGAACGTTGGCCTGGACGGTGCGGTCGGCCTCGGGCCACTCCTCCAGCAGGTCGACGCACTGCTCGACGATCCGGGCGGACTGTTCTATCTCGCGCAGGCGCACGAGCACGCGCGCGTAGTTGTCGCCGCCCTCGGCGGTGACCACGTCCCAGTCCAGTTCGGGGTAGTAGCCGTAGGGGTCGTCGCGCCGGAGGTCGTAGTCGACGCCCGAGCCGCGGGCGACCGGGCCGGTACAGCCGTTTTCCTTCGCGGTCTCGGCGGATAACTCGCCGGTGTCGACGGTCCGAAGCTGGAAGACCTCGTTGCTGGTCAACAGATCGTGGTACTCGGCGAGCCGTTCGGGCAGGTCGTCGACGAACTCGCGGATCTCGGCGAAGAACTCGTCGCGGGGGTCGGGCAGGTCCCAGGCCACCCCACCCAGTCGGAAGTAGTTGAACATCAGCCGCTGGCCGGTCAGGTCCTCCAGGACCGACTGGATGCGCTCGCGCTCTTTGATCGCGTACATGAACGAGGCGGTGAACTCGCCGATCACGTCCAGCGCGTAGGTGCCCACCGCGAGGAAGTGCCCGAGCAGTCGCGACAGTTCGGCGCTCATCGTCCGGATGACCTGGGCGTACTCCGGCACGTCGATGTCGGCCAGATCCTCGGCGACGCGGGCGTAGGCCCACTCGTTGCAGAGGCCGGCACCGGTCCAGTCCCACCGGTCGGGGTAGGGCATGATCTGGTGGCGGTAGGTGCCCTGCTGGCACATCTGCTCCTCGCAGCGGTGGATGTAGCCGATATCCGGAGTCACCTCGGCGACGCGCTCGCCGTCGAGCGTGGCGCCGACGCGGAGCACGCCGTGGGTCGCCGGGTGGTGCGGCCCGAGGTTGACGTACATCGTGTCGCCGTCGCGGTGGTCGTCGGCCAGCGGGTTCTCGTGCTCGCGGAAGGGCACGATCTGCGGCTCTTCGCCGCCGAAATCCGGGTCGAGCGGGTGGCCCTGCCAGGTCTCGGGCAGGAGGATCCGCCGCAGGTCGGGATGGTCGTCGTACTCGATGCCGACGAGGTCGTAGGCCTCCCGCTCGTGCCAGTCGGCGGTCGGGTACACCGGCGCCGCGCTCTCCTGTTCGGGATCGGCGGCGGGGGTCGGGACGACGACGGAGAGTTCGCGCTGGGGGTCGTCGTAACTGCGGAGGTGATAGATCGACTCGTAGCGGTCGCCGTAGGCCTGGCCGGTGACGCAGGCGCAGTGGTCGAAGCCCGCCCGGTCGCGCAGCGCCGACAGCACCGCCTGCACGCGGTCGGCCCGGACGACGAGCGCCGGGGCGTTCAGGTGCTGTTCGGTGTCGGTGACGGCGCCGTCGGGGACGACCGCCAGTGCTTCGTCGAGGGGCGACTCGGCGTCGGCCGGTGCGAGCGACGCGGGGGCCGTCCCCCCGGTCTCGCCCACCTGTCGCTGCCGTTGGTCCATACGCGCCGTTGGCGCGGTCGGACAATCGCCGTTGGGCCTCACGAGTGGGCAGGATTTAAGTCAGCGCGGTGAAACCGATCGCGCGATGCGGTACCTGCGCGTCGCGGTCCACCAGGAGCCGGCCGTGCGACACCCGATGCACCAGTTCGTCGTCGAGCAGGAGGGGTACACTGTCTCGCGGCTGCTCCAGTACAACACGTCGCTGGCGGAGGAACCGGCCTTCCTGTTCCACGTCGACGGTGACCCCGCCCCCTACGAGCCGGTCCTCGACGAGGTCGAGAGCGTGTCGACCTACGAGATATCCCGGTGTCCCGACGACACGTTCTACCTCTACGTCCGCGAGACGATCCCCGAACACAGTCAGGACTTCGTCGGGGCGTTCACCCAGCCTGGGCTGGTCGGGCTGATGCCGGTCGAGTACCGGGCCGACGGGACCGTCCGGCTGACCGCCGTCGGACCGGCCGAGATGCTCCAGACGGCCGTCGACGAGACGCCCGACGGGATGGACGCCGAAGTGCTGGAGATCGGGGAGTACGACGCCCGGCGGCTGGACGCCGGCAGCGACCTGACCGACCGGCAGTTCGAGGCCGTCCTCGCGGCCGTCGACTGCGGCTACTACGAGACGCCCAGCGAGGGCAGCGTCGCGGACGTGGGCGAGCGCCTCGACTGTGCCCCCGGCACCGCCGCCGAACTCTTGCGTCGGGCCGAGCGCTCGGTCATGAAAAACGTCGTCTCCACGGGACCGTTCTGAACCGACCGGGCCGCTCGGAGTCGTCGGACCTGACGAACGCAACCGATTTCCTGCGACCGTCCCAACCCAGGATATGAGCCTGGCCGACCGGGAGTGGCGGCTGATCGCCGAGGAGTCCCGTTCGGGGCCGCTGAACATGGCGCTGGACGAGGTCGCCGCTGAATCGGCCGCCGAAGACGGAACTCGCACGCTGCGCGTCTACCGCTGGGCGCCCAGCACGCTCTCGCTGGGCTACCACCAGGACCCCGAAACGATCGACTGGGACTACTGCGACCGGGAGGGGGTCACGGTCACCCGCCGGCCCACCGGCGGCGGCGCGATCTACCACGACGACTTCGGCGACATCTCCTACTCGGTCGTCGCCCCGGCCGAGGAACTCCCCGGCGATCTGCTGGAGTCCTACGAGTTGCTCTGCGAGCCGCTGCTGGACGCCTTCGAGCGGATGGGCGTCGACGCCCGCTTCGCCGACGAGGAGCGGCCGGCGGTGTACGAACCGGCGTGTTACCTGCGGGCGCTCCACCCCGCCCACGACGTGGTCGCCGGCGACGGCCGGAAGATCTCGGGCAACGCCCAGTACCGCCGGAAGGACGCGGTCGTCCAGCACGGGTCGATCACGTTCTCGCGGACGACTGACCGGCATCTGGATTGTTTCGCCGACCCCGACGCTACTGCCGCCGAGTTCGACGAACGGGTGACGAGCGTCCGCGAGCAGACCGGGATGGGTCGAGCCGAGACTGTCGCGGAGTTGGAAGAAGCGCTCCGCTCGTGGGTCGATGCCCACGAGGGAACGTGGTCGGACGAGGAGTTGTCGCGAGCGCGTGGGCGGGCCCGCGAGAAGTTCGAGACCGACGAGTGGACGCGCGAGGGCGACGACCCCCTGTGAGGGCGGTGGGCTGGTGGTGCGGGTCTCGCTACTCCTCGCGGGCCGCTCCGCTCCCCGCTCGGATGTCGGAGACGCTCACTTCGCTCGCGTCTCCCTACTCCTCGAACCCGTCTTCGAACCTGAATGTGCCGTCGCGCTGGACGACTTCGCCGTCGACCTCGATGAACGACTCGTCGTTCATGTCGACGATCATGTCCATGTGCATCGCCGAGTCGTTGCCTTCCACGTCGCCGTCGTCGGGGACGTTCTCCTCGATGGTGCGGCCCAGGGCCATGTGGACGGTGTCGCCCATCTTCTCGTCGAACAGCATGTTGTAGGTGAAGCGGTCGATGTCGCGGTTCATCCCGATACCTAGCTCGCCCAGTCGTCTCGCACCGGGGTCGGTGTCGAGGACGGCGGCGAGCACCTCCTCGTTTTTCGCCGCCTCGAACTCGACGACTTCGCCGTCCTCGAAGACGAGGCGCACGTCCTCGACCTCCCGTCCCTGGGCCATCAGCGGCATGTCGAACAGCACCTCCCCCTCGACGCTGTCGGGGACGGGCGCGGTGAACACCTCGCCGCCGGGGAGGTTCTTCTCGGCGTAGTCGTTGGCGGGCACCATCCCCTCGACGGACATGGTCACGTCGGTGGTGTCCCCGGAGACGATCCGGACCTCGCTGGCCCCGTCCAGGATCTCGACCATCTGGGCCTGGAACTCGCGCTGTTCGTCCCAGTCTTTGGTGACGGCGTCGTAGACGAAGTCGGCGTACGCCTCGGTGGACATCTCGGCGTCCTGGGCGTTGCCCGTGGCGGGGTACTGGGTGCCCACCCAGCGCTTGCTCATGATCTCGTCTTGGATCGGCTTCATGATCTTCCCGTAGGCGGCGTTCTTCTCGGGCGGCACGTCGCCCCGCTCGTGGGTGTTGCTCGACGCGCGGATCGAGATCGCCACGTCGATCTCCTCGACCATCGCCCGGAGCGCGGCCGGCGGCTCGTCGTAGTCCTCGGGGTCCATCGCCCGCATGAACGCTCGGCTGGCGCGACTGCTCCCGATGCGCGTGACGCTGTTGGCGCCGCGCTCGCCGATGCGCCGCTGGAGGGCGACGACCAGGTCCTCCGCCTCGGGCGAGGCCGAGATAAGCACCTCGTCGTCGGCTTCGATCCCGACCGAGTGGTCGACGATGACGTCCGCGTGGTCCTCGACTCTGGGGTCCATACCGTCGGATCGTCCGGCAGCCCGTTAACAGTTCCTCGACGGACCGCTCCCTGTCGCCGTCGATCGTCCTGAACCGGTCCGTGGGGAGTCGTTACCCCCGATGTTGAGGTCGCCGACCCAACCGTCGCGAGCGCCTACGGAGAGACGATGGATATCGCAGATGACATCGCGGCGGAGATCGGCGACACACCGCTCGTCAGACTGGACTCGTTCGCCGACAACCTCGCGGGCAAGGTCGAGTCGTTCAACCCCGCCGGCTCGGTGAAAGACCGCATCGGCGCGGCCATGCTCGACCGCGCCGAGCGCATGGGCCACCTCGACGAGGCCGACCTGGTCGTCGAGGCGACCTCCGGCAACACGGGCATCGGGCTGGCGACGGCCTGCGCCGCTCGCGGCTACGACCTCGTGCTGACGATGCCCGAGTCGATGAGCGAGGAACGCCGCGCGTTGCTGTCGGCGCTCGGTGCCGAGGTCGTGCTCACCCCCGCCGACGGCGGGATGGACGGCGCCATCGAGGCCGCCGAGACCATCGCCGACGAGCGGGACGGCGTCGTCGCCAGCCAGTTCGAGAACATCGCCAACCCCGAAGCTCACCGCTCGACGACCGGCCCCGAAATCTACGAGGACACCGACGGCGAGGTCGACGCCTTCGTCGCCGGCGTCGGGACGGGCGGAACGATCACCGGCGTCTCCGAGTACCTCAAGGAGGAGCGAGGGGCCGACGTGGAGAGCGTCGCCGTCGAACCCGCCGACTCGCCCGTGCTCTCGGGCGGCGACGCCGGGTCGCACTCGATCCAGGGGATCGGCGCCGGGTTCGTCCCCGAGATCCTGCGGACCGAACTGGTCGACGAGGTCCGCACCGTCGAACACGAGCGGGCGGTCGAGACGACCCGCAAGCTCGCCCGCGAGGAGGGGATCCTGACCGGCGTCTCCGCCGGCGCCGCGCTGGCCGCGGCGAGCGAGGTCGCCCGCGAGCGCCCGGACGACCTGGTGGTCGTCGTCCTCCCCGACACCGGCGAGCGCTACCTCTCGACGGACCTCTACGAACCGGCCACCGTCAGCCACTGGGAGGCGAACGAACCCGCCCCCGCCGACGACTGAGACCGGGCGATCTTCCTTTTCGGCGCGCGCTGTCGCGCGCTTTCATGCGCGCGACGAAACTGCGCGAGGGATGAGCGACCGTAGGGAGCGAATCGGCTGGGGAGGTGTGTGGCTGTTTGCGGTGCTGTGCGGGACGGTGCTGTCCTGGCGGACTGAAAGGGCGAGGCGCGCTCGCGTTCACTTCAGTCGTCTGGGCGGGCCACTATTCGAGCGAGTCGTGCGAGCGAGAATATCCCGCCTCAGCGACCGCGAGCGCGTCGAGGGCTTTCAGTGCTTGCTGTCGTCTGCGGTCACCTCGATTCAGAGCGAGCGCGTCGAGGGCTTTCAGTGCTTGCTGTCGTCTGCGGTCACCTCGATTCAGAGCGAGCGCGTCGAGGGCTTTCACCGGTAGCCGTCGAGCACAGTAATCGATCCAGCTAGCCAGCGTGCCGAGAATCTCCACCGTCCACGAACGACAACAGAACCAGCTACTTCACCCGGCCGACGGTGACGAAGAAGGGGACCGTCTCGGTGCGGACGTACGCCTCCTCGCCCATCTGGTCGACCACATCGCGGCCCATCGCGCGCCAGGCCGAGCGCAGGTCGTCGTACTCGCCCTCCGACGTATCCCCGGACAGGATCGTCTCGCGGTCGTCGGCCAGCCCCTCGCCGGTCACTTTCCTGCGGGCGGCCTCGACGGCGGCCTCGGAGTAGGGCGGCGCCACCACGCGCTCGTGGTCGTACCGGCGGGTCGACACCACCTCCAGCCCGGCCGCCTCGAACACCCCCCGAGCGCCGGCGCCGAGGGTCACGTCCGTCTCGACGCCGTCGAGGAATCGCTCGCGGGCGCGGCGGGCCAGCGGCGGTTCGGCGTCGACGGTCGAGTCCACCGTGACCGCGCCGTTGTCAGGCTCGACGGCCGCGACCAGGTCCGAGGAGACGCGGGCGAACTCCGCGACCGCCTCGGCGGGGTCGGGGAGGTTGATCAGCAGCGCCTGGCAGACGACCAGGTCGAACGCGTCGGCGCGGAAGGGGAGACGCGTCGCGTCGGCGCGGACGACGGGTCCCACCTCGCTCGCGGCGGCGAGCAGCCGCGGGTCGGCGTCGGCGCCGACGACCTCTGCGCCGCTCTCCGCGGCGAGGACGCGGGTGAGTTCGCCCGTCCCGCAGCCCACGTCGAGGACTCGCTCGCGGGTCGCGAGGTCGAGATCCGTCAGGGCTTCGCGGGAGTCGGCCCACATGCCCTCGCGGGTCGTCTCCAGGTAGTCGGCGCTGAACTCTCGCACTGACCGTTCGTTCGCCCCCGCGGCCGCATAGGCGCGTCGGTCGACGGCGGTCGGTCCGCCCCAGCCGGCTACTCGACGTCGCGTTCGTAGAGCCAGCCGGCGCCGAGCGCGTCGGCGATGGCCTTCGGGTCGTCGACGTGGGGGGCCACGAGCGACCCGGGCGTGTCGTCGTGCTCGACCTCGTCGGGGTCGGGGACGGTGAACTGCAGTTCCGGGCTCCGGTCGCCGCGGTCGAACTCGACGGTGGCGGTGTCGAACGTCCGGTCGACGAGGTCGGTCTCGACGGCGACGCTCCGTACGTCGTCGCGCTCGATCCGCTGCTGGGGCTCGTCGAACAGCGTGTCGTAGGCGACGAGGACGCCGTCGTAACAGCGGTACTCCAGCGGGCCGTACCTGAGATAGCGAGTGGCGGCTCGGAGCGTCCCGAACGCGACGACGACGGCGATGGGAACCGCCGCGAGCCGAAGCGCGAAGACCGCGAGGAACGCGGCGACGGCGTAGAGAAAGACGACGGTGCTGGTCAGGGTGTAGAGGATCCCGCGGTAGAGCGCGTCGGCGACGGCGACCGCTCGCGAGGGGCGGGCGCGGAGGAGGGGGTCGCCGTCGGGTTCGACGACCGGTTCGGGTTCGATCTCGGTCTCCTTGCTGCCGTAGAGTCGGTAGAAGACGCCCCGCCTGTCGGGGTCGCGTTCGACCTGTATCGTCCGGAGGTCGTAGACGAGCTTGCCGGCGACGATCAGCGCCAGCACCGCCCCGCTGTCGACGCCGGAGGGACCGGCGACGAACAGGAGCGTGCCGACGCCGAAGACGTACTTAAACGGGGCCAGGACGACGGACCGCGGGGAGTGGTCGCGGTAGCCGCCGTCGCGGAAGTAGTCGGCGGCGGTCTCGACGCCGCGGGCGGCGAAGACGCCGACGCCACCGAGCAGCATCTGCCCGGTGGTCTCGGCCGTGATCGTCGGGTCCGCGAGCGCGAACATGAGGAACGCCGCGCCGAGCTCTATCGGCGCGAGGAGGACCACGAGCGTGACGAGCGTCGGTAGGTTTCGGAGGTACACCGGCGGGAGCGGTCCCGGGAGGTCGATCCCGCCGCGTTTGGCCTGGAGCGCGCCCAGCAGCCGGTGGTCGTCGATCGCGTTGTTCGGCCGCTTGGCGGCGAAGGGGACCTTCACCGCCGCCCACCACAGCACCGCCGCGAGTTCGAGGACGAACACGCCGAGGAGGACGGACGCCGACCACCCGAGCGCCAGGACGACGACGGGGGCCACCGCGTTCGAGGCGACCACCGCGAGCGGCCCCGGGCGGCCGAGAGAGGGGACTCGCATACCCGGGTGTGGGCGCTCGTTCAATTGAGAGCCACGGTTTTCGGACCGTTCGTCGGTCAGTCGTGGAGTCAGACATATGTGGACCGGGCGAAAAGACCGGACAACGAATGGGAGCGGACGAGCCGGAGTTCGACCGCGGGGTGACGCTGTGGGAACAGGCACGGGAGTACCTGGAGTGGTACCCGACTGCCGACGTGGACGCCCTCGTCGTCGGTGGCGGCGTTCAAGGCCTCGTGCTGCTGGACGAACTC
The window above is part of the Halosimplex rubrum genome. Proteins encoded here:
- a CDS encoding DUF6498-containing protein — its product is MRVPSLGRPGPLAVVASNAVAPVVVLALGWSASVLLGVFVLELAAVLWWAAVKVPFAAKRPNNAIDDHRLLGALQAKRGGIDLPGPLPPVYLRNLPTLVTLVVLLAPIELGAAFLMFALADPTITAETTGQMLLGGVGVFAARGVETAADYFRDGGYRDHSPRSVVLAPFKYVFGVGTLLFVAGPSGVDSGAVLALIVAGKLVYDLRTIQVERDPDRRGVFYRLYGSKETEIEPEPVVEPDGDPLLRARPSRAVAVADALYRGILYTLTSTVVFLYAVAAFLAVFALRLAAVPIAVVVAFGTLRAATRYLRYGPLEYRCYDGVLVAYDTLFDEPQQRIERDDVRSVAVETDLVDRTFDTATVEFDRGDRSPELQFTVPDPDEVEHDDTPGSLVAPHVDDPKAIADALGAGWLYERDVE
- the cysK gene encoding cysteine synthase A, encoding MDIADDIAAEIGDTPLVRLDSFADNLAGKVESFNPAGSVKDRIGAAMLDRAERMGHLDEADLVVEATSGNTGIGLATACAARGYDLVLTMPESMSEERRALLSALGAEVVLTPADGGMDGAIEAAETIADERDGVVASQFENIANPEAHRSTTGPEIYEDTDGEVDAFVAGVGTGGTITGVSEYLKEERGADVESVAVEPADSPVLSGGDAGSHSIQGIGAGFVPEILRTELVDEVRTVEHERAVETTRKLAREEGILTGVSAGAALAAASEVARERPDDLVVVVLPDTGERYLSTDLYEPATVSHWEANEPAPADD
- a CDS encoding class I SAM-dependent methyltransferase codes for the protein MREFSADYLETTREGMWADSREALTDLDLATRERVLDVGCGTGELTRVLAAESGAEVVGADADPRLLAAASEVGPVVRADATRLPFRADAFDLVVCQALLINLPDPAEAVAEFARVSSDLVAAVEPDNGAVTVDSTVDAEPPLARRARERFLDGVETDVTLGAGARGVFEAAGLEVVSTRRYDHERVVAPPYSEAAVEAARRKVTGEGLADDRETILSGDTSEGEYDDLRSAWRAMGRDVVDQMGEEAYVRTETVPFFVTVGRVK
- a CDS encoding lipoate--protein ligase family protein, with the translated sequence MSLADREWRLIAEESRSGPLNMALDEVAAESAAEDGTRTLRVYRWAPSTLSLGYHQDPETIDWDYCDREGVTVTRRPTGGGAIYHDDFGDISYSVVAPAEELPGDLLESYELLCEPLLDAFERMGVDARFADEERPAVYEPACYLRALHPAHDVVAGDGRKISGNAQYRRKDAVVQHGSITFSRTTDRHLDCFADPDATAAEFDERVTSVREQTGMGRAETVAELEEALRSWVDAHEGTWSDEELSRARGRAREKFETDEWTREGDDPL
- a CDS encoding aminopeptidase, whose protein sequence is MDPRVEDHADVIVDHSVGIEADDEVLISASPEAEDLVVALQRRIGERGANSVTRIGSSRASRAFMRAMDPEDYDEPPAALRAMVEEIDVAISIRASSNTHERGDVPPEKNAAYGKIMKPIQDEIMSKRWVGTQYPATGNAQDAEMSTEAYADFVYDAVTKDWDEQREFQAQMVEILDGASEVRIVSGDTTDVTMSVEGMVPANDYAEKNLPGGEVFTAPVPDSVEGEVLFDMPLMAQGREVEDVRLVFEDGEVVEFEAAKNEEVLAAVLDTDPGARRLGELGIGMNRDIDRFTYNMLFDEKMGDTVHMALGRTIEENVPDDGDVEGNDSAMHMDMIVDMNDESFIEVDGEVVQRDGTFRFEDGFEE
- a CDS encoding helix-turn-helix domain-containing protein is translated as MRYLRVAVHQEPAVRHPMHQFVVEQEGYTVSRLLQYNTSLAEEPAFLFHVDGDPAPYEPVLDEVESVSTYEISRCPDDTFYLYVRETIPEHSQDFVGAFTQPGLVGLMPVEYRADGTVRLTAVGPAEMLQTAVDETPDGMDAEVLEIGEYDARRLDAGSDLTDRQFEAVLAAVDCGYYETPSEGSVADVGERLDCAPGTAAELLRRAERSVMKNVVSTGPF